A stretch of Streptomyces vietnamensis DNA encodes these proteins:
- the pstC gene encoding phosphate ABC transporter permease subunit PstC — MATTTPDIQRSRRAKSATRPGDRIFSGLSRGSGITLLVIMAAIAVFLTYRAALAISKDSTNFFTTFEWNPANTPPVFGIAVLAFGTLVSSVIAMLIAVPVAIGIALFISHYAPRKLAKPLAYVVDLLAAVPSIIYGLWGAIFLVPYLDGLNKWLDQYLGWTYIFDKSSDGVARNLFTVGILLAIMILPIITNVTREVFLQVPKMHEEAALALGATRWEVIRMSVLPFGRSGIISASMLGLGRALGETMAVAVVLSPSFVLSGHLLDPGGGTFAQNIAAKFNEANEYGRDALIASGLVLFLITLLVNGAARWIIGRRKEYSGAAA; from the coding sequence ATGGCTACCACCACACCTGACATACAGAGGAGCCGGCGCGCCAAGAGCGCGACCCGCCCCGGGGACCGCATCTTCAGCGGCCTGTCCCGCGGCTCCGGCATCACCCTCCTCGTGATCATGGCCGCGATCGCGGTCTTCCTGACCTACCGTGCCGCCCTCGCCATCTCGAAGGACAGCACGAACTTCTTCACCACCTTCGAGTGGAACCCGGCGAACACACCGCCGGTCTTCGGCATCGCCGTCCTCGCCTTCGGCACCCTCGTCTCCTCGGTCATCGCGATGCTCATCGCCGTGCCCGTCGCGATCGGGATCGCCCTCTTCATCTCGCACTACGCCCCGCGCAAGCTGGCCAAGCCGCTCGCGTACGTCGTCGACCTGCTCGCCGCCGTGCCCAGCATCATCTACGGCCTCTGGGGCGCGATCTTCCTCGTCCCGTACCTGGACGGCCTCAACAAGTGGCTCGACCAGTACCTGGGCTGGACGTACATCTTCGACAAGTCCAGCGACGGCGTCGCCCGCAACCTCTTCACCGTGGGCATCCTGCTGGCGATCATGATCCTTCCGATCATCACCAACGTGACCCGCGAGGTCTTCCTCCAGGTCCCGAAGATGCACGAGGAAGCCGCCCTCGCCCTCGGCGCCACGCGCTGGGAGGTCATCCGCATGTCGGTGCTGCCCTTCGGCCGCTCCGGCATCATCTCCGCCTCCATGCTGGGCCTCGGCCGCGCACTCGGCGAGACGATGGCCGTCGCCGTCGTCCTCTCCCCCAGCTTCGTCCTCTCGGGCCACCTGCTCGACCCGGGCGGCGGCACCTTCGCGCAGAACATCGCCGCCAAGTTCAACGAGGCCAACGAGTACGGCCGCGACGCCCTGATCGCCTCCGGCCTCGTCCTCTTCCTCATCACCCTGCTGGTCAACGGCGCCGCCCGCTGGATCATCGGCCGCCGCAAGGAGTACTCGGGGGCCGCGGCATGA
- a CDS encoding NUDIX hydrolase: MTTPILAAGCVLWRPAVSGQGIEIALVHRPKWDDWSHPKGKRKRGETAEECAVREVLEETGRRCELGPRLPTAHYWVDGRPKQVEYWSARALDGGFVPTKEIDALIWLPPSAARHRLTQPRDRTLLDAAITTPHH, translated from the coding sequence ATGACCACCCCGATCCTGGCGGCAGGCTGCGTCCTGTGGCGCCCGGCGGTTTCCGGCCAAGGCATCGAGATCGCCCTGGTCCACCGGCCCAAGTGGGACGACTGGTCGCACCCCAAGGGCAAGCGGAAGCGCGGCGAGACGGCGGAGGAGTGCGCCGTGCGGGAAGTCCTGGAGGAGACGGGCCGCCGCTGCGAACTCGGCCCCCGCCTGCCCACGGCGCACTACTGGGTGGACGGGCGCCCCAAGCAGGTCGAGTACTGGTCGGCCCGGGCCCTGGACGGCGGCTTCGTCCCGACGAAGGAGATCGACGCCCTGATCTGGCTGCCCCCGTCGGCGGCCCGCCACCGCCTCACCCAACCCAGAGACCGCACCCTCCTGGACGCAGCAATAACAACACCCCACCACTGA
- the pstA gene encoding phosphate ABC transporter permease PstA codes for MSHAIQERPVAAAPRRAPLSHARLPRWTPAAIAAGSIAGAIGIGLGAGWHSKVQWGLIAALLFVLVTFAVTTKVEGSRQAKDRVATSLVWVCFVLAVIPLFSLAWVTISKGLDALSPYFLTHSMNGVLDAEEGGGVYHALLGTIEQVGIATLIAAPIGLLTAVYLVEYANGGKLAKVVTFFVDVMTGIPSIVAGLFVLATWNLILGFGPSGFAGAMALAILMMPVVVRSTEEMLKLVPNELREASLALGIPKWRTILKVVLPTAIGGITTGVMLAVARITGETAPVLLLVFGTKLINPNPFEGAQSSLPLYVYEQYAVGTDAAVARAWAAALVLIAFVMILNLVARGIARWKAPKTGR; via the coding sequence ATGAGCCACGCCATACAGGAACGTCCGGTCGCGGCCGCCCCGCGCCGCGCACCCCTCTCGCACGCCCGTCTCCCGCGCTGGACCCCGGCCGCCATCGCCGCCGGCTCGATCGCCGGAGCCATCGGCATCGGCCTCGGCGCCGGCTGGCACAGCAAGGTCCAGTGGGGCCTGATCGCCGCACTGCTCTTCGTCCTCGTCACCTTCGCCGTGACCACCAAGGTCGAGGGCAGCCGCCAGGCCAAGGACCGCGTCGCCACCAGCCTCGTCTGGGTGTGCTTCGTCCTCGCCGTGATCCCGCTGTTCTCCCTCGCCTGGGTCACGATCAGCAAGGGCCTCGACGCCCTCAGCCCGTACTTCCTGACCCACTCGATGAACGGCGTCCTCGACGCCGAGGAGGGCGGCGGCGTCTACCACGCGCTGCTCGGCACCATCGAGCAGGTCGGCATCGCGACCCTGATCGCCGCGCCGATCGGCCTGCTGACCGCGGTCTACCTCGTCGAGTACGCCAACGGCGGCAAGCTCGCCAAGGTCGTCACCTTCTTCGTCGACGTCATGACGGGCATCCCGTCGATCGTCGCCGGCCTCTTCGTCCTCGCCACCTGGAACCTGATCCTGGGCTTCGGCCCCTCCGGTTTCGCCGGCGCGATGGCCCTCGCCATCCTGATGATGCCGGTCGTGGTCCGCTCCACCGAGGAGATGCTCAAGCTCGTCCCGAACGAGCTCCGCGAGGCCTCCCTCGCCCTCGGCATCCCCAAGTGGCGCACCATCCTGAAGGTGGTCCTGCCCACCGCGATCGGCGGCATCACCACGGGCGTCATGCTCGCGGTCGCCCGCATCACCGGTGAGACGGCCCCGGTCCTGCTCCTCGTGTTCGGTACGAAGCTCATCAACCCGAACCCCTTCGAAGGCGCCCAGTCCTCCCTGCCGCTCTACGTGTACGAGCAGTACGCGGTCGGCACCGACGCCGCCGTGGCCCGCGCCTGGGCCGCCGCGCTCGTCCTGATCGCCTTCGTCATGATCCTCAACCTGGTGGCCCGCGGCATCGCCCGCTGGAAGGCCCCGAAGACCGGCCGCTGA
- the pstB gene encoding phosphate ABC transporter ATP-binding protein PstB, translating into MAKRIDVSGLSAYYGAHKAIDDISMTVEPRSVTAFIGPSGCGKSTFLRTLNRMHEVTPGGRVEGKVMLDDENLYGTNVDPVAVRRTVGMVFQRPNPFPTMSIFDNVAAGLRLNGKYKKSQLSDIVERSLKGANLWNEVKDRLNKPGSGLSGGQQQRLCIARAIAVEPDVLLMDEPCSALDPISTLAIEDLIGELKERFTIVIVTHNMQQAARVSDRTAFFNLAAVGQPGKLIELDDTERIFSNPSVQATEDYISGRFG; encoded by the coding sequence ATGGCCAAGCGAATCGACGTCAGCGGCCTCTCCGCCTACTACGGCGCCCACAAGGCGATCGACGACATCTCGATGACCGTCGAGCCCCGCTCCGTGACGGCCTTCATCGGCCCGTCCGGCTGCGGCAAGTCCACCTTCCTGCGCACCCTGAACCGGATGCACGAGGTCACCCCCGGCGGCCGCGTCGAGGGCAAGGTGATGCTGGACGACGAGAACCTGTACGGGACGAACGTCGACCCGGTAGCCGTGCGCCGCACCGTCGGCATGGTCTTCCAGCGGCCGAACCCCTTCCCCACCATGTCGATCTTCGACAACGTGGCGGCGGGCCTGCGCCTCAACGGCAAGTACAAGAAGTCCCAGCTCAGCGACATAGTCGAGCGGTCCCTCAAGGGCGCCAACCTCTGGAACGAGGTCAAGGACCGCCTCAACAAGCCGGGCTCCGGCCTCTCCGGCGGTCAGCAGCAGCGTCTGTGCATCGCCCGCGCGATCGCCGTCGAGCCCGACGTCCTGCTCATGGACGAGCCCTGCTCGGCCCTCGACCCGATCTCCACGCTCGCCATCGAGGACCTCATCGGCGAGCTGAAGGAGCGCTTCACGATCGTCATCGTGACGCACAACATGCAGCAGGCCGCCCGCGTCTCGGACCGTACGGCCTTCTTCAACCTGGCGGCCGTCGGCCAGCCCGGCAAGCTGATCGAGCTGGACGACACCGAGCGCATCTTCTCCAACCCGAGCGTCCAGGCGACCGAGGACTACATCTCCGGCCGCTTCGGATAA
- a CDS encoding metal-sensitive transcriptional regulator yields the protein MTTTETDQVTPEAVEAVEAADHAHGVHGYHKQKDEHLKRLRRIEGQIRGLQRMVDEDVYCIDILTQVSASTKALQSFALQLLEEHLRHCVADAAATGSGIDEKVEEATKAIARMMRT from the coding sequence ATGACGACCACCGAGACGGACCAGGTCACCCCCGAGGCCGTCGAGGCCGTCGAGGCGGCCGACCACGCACACGGTGTGCACGGCTACCACAAGCAGAAGGACGAGCACCTCAAGCGGCTCCGCCGGATCGAGGGCCAGATCCGCGGCCTCCAGCGGATGGTCGACGAGGACGTCTACTGCATCGACATACTCACGCAGGTCTCCGCCTCGACGAAGGCGCTCCAGTCCTTCGCCCTCCAGCTCCTGGAGGAGCACCTGCGGCACTGCGTCGCGGACGCGGCGGCCACCGGCTCGGGCATCGACGAGAAGGTCGAGGAGGCCACGAAGGCCATCGCCCGCATGATGCGCACCTGA
- a CDS encoding CHAD domain-containing protein yields MHNPDHSQDVTAGEVLAPYLHARAADFLRGLRLHGESGSDTAGAEEAARTLRGAARRIGGTLHTFRPLLDTAWADQLRTELAWLSGTLALEQACTSRLVRLVDALSRLSNGGGPVPAARNAEGGPGITVGAARAGALLERQLTLARTRAHSASLQALGSARFHAVADAVALLASEVPLGPAGAAPAIEVIDAPAELAERRLLDAVAALPLTRAAHPYNADALALAAGEAQDAPWHQTRLLLRLHRYATEALHTGGEPDPVLYEAARALDAHRDAAEAAAAAAAAARTPRIAPATAYALGVLHADQRHEVEAARFAFQRAWHRTTAPVVS; encoded by the coding sequence GTGCACAACCCTGACCACTCGCAGGACGTCACGGCGGGCGAGGTCCTGGCCCCCTACCTGCACGCCCGGGCCGCGGACTTCCTCCGCGGCCTGCGCCTGCACGGCGAGAGCGGCTCCGACACGGCCGGAGCGGAGGAGGCCGCCCGTACGCTGCGGGGCGCGGCCCGCAGGATCGGCGGCACCCTCCACACCTTCCGGCCGCTGCTCGACACGGCCTGGGCGGACCAACTGCGCACGGAGCTGGCCTGGCTCTCCGGGACCCTGGCCCTGGAGCAGGCCTGCACGTCGCGACTCGTCCGCCTGGTGGACGCGCTGTCCCGCCTGTCGAACGGCGGGGGCCCGGTCCCGGCGGCCCGGAACGCGGAGGGCGGCCCCGGGATCACGGTCGGCGCCGCCCGCGCCGGCGCCCTCCTCGAACGCCAACTGACCCTGGCCCGTACGCGCGCCCACTCGGCCTCCCTCCAAGCGCTCGGCTCCGCCCGCTTCCACGCGGTCGCCGACGCCGTCGCCCTCCTGGCCTCGGAAGTCCCGCTCGGCCCTGCGGGCGCGGCCCCGGCCATCGAGGTCATCGACGCCCCCGCCGAGCTCGCCGAGCGGCGCCTCCTCGACGCGGTGGCCGCGCTCCCCCTCACCCGGGCGGCCCACCCGTACAACGCGGACGCCCTCGCGCTCGCGGCCGGCGAGGCCCAGGACGCGCCCTGGCACCAGACGCGGCTCCTGCTGCGCCTGCACCGGTACGCGACGGAGGCCCTGCACACGGGCGGCGAGCCGGATCCGGTCCTGTACGAGGCGGCACGGGCCCTCGACGCGCACCGCGACGCGGCGGAGGCCGCGGCGGCGGCGGCCGCGGCGGCCCGCACCCCCCGCATCGCCCCGGCGACGGCCTACGCCCTCGGCGTCCTCCACGCCGACCAGCGCCACGAGGTGGAGGCGGCACGCTTCGCCTTCCAGAGGGCCTGGCACAGGACAACGGCCCCGGTCGTCTCATGA
- a CDS encoding DUF47 domain-containing protein, giving the protein MRFRLTPRETSFYDMFAASADNIVTGSKLLMELLGAEPSARAEIAERMRAAEHAGDDATHAIFHQLNSSFITPFDREDIYSLASSLDDIMDFMEEAVDLVVLYNIEELPKGVEQQIEVLARAAELTAEAMPNLRTMSNLTEYWIEVNRLENQADQIHRKLLAHLFNGKYDAIEVLKLKQVVDVLEEAADAFEHVANTVETIAVKES; this is encoded by the coding sequence GTGCGATTTCGTCTGACCCCCAGGGAGACGAGCTTCTACGACATGTTCGCCGCGTCCGCGGACAACATCGTCACGGGCTCCAAGCTCCTGATGGAACTGCTCGGAGCGGAGCCTTCCGCCCGGGCCGAGATCGCGGAGCGGATGCGGGCAGCGGAGCACGCCGGTGACGACGCCACCCACGCGATCTTCCACCAGCTGAACTCCTCCTTCATCACACCGTTCGACCGCGAGGACATCTACTCCCTCGCTTCGTCCCTCGACGACATCATGGACTTCATGGAAGAGGCCGTCGACCTGGTCGTCCTCTACAACATCGAAGAGCTCCCCAAGGGTGTCGAGCAGCAGATCGAGGTCCTGGCCCGGGCGGCGGAACTGACCGCCGAGGCCATGCCGAACCTGCGGACGATGTCGAACCTCACCGAGTACTGGATCGAGGTCAACCGTCTCGAGAACCAGGCGGACCAGATCCACCGCAAGCTGCTCGCCCACCTCTTCAACGGCAAGTACGACGCCATCGAGGTGCTGAAGCTCAAGCAGGTCGTGGATGTGCTGGAAGAGGCGGCCGACGCCTTCGAGCACGTGGCCAACACGGTGGAGACCATCGCGGTCAAGGAGTCCTGA
- a CDS encoding inorganic phosphate transporter, translating to MDTFALIVTIGVALGFTYTNGFHDSANAIATSVSTRALTPRAALAMAAVMNLAGAFLGSGVAHTVSKGLIETPTGNSGMGILFAALLGAIVWNLVTWYFGLPSSSSHALFGGMVGAALAGGTQVIWSGVLEKVVIPMFLSPVVGLIAGYLVMTAILWMFRKANPHKAKRGFRIAQTVSAAGMALGHGLQDAQKTMGIVVMALVIGDVQSADAPIPVWVKLACAVMLSLGTYAGGWRIMRTLGRKIIELDPPQGFAAETTGASIMFLTAFVFKAPISTTHVITSAIMGVGATKRVNAVRWGVAKNIVLGWFITMPAAGIVAALSYYVIKLLFG from the coding sequence GTGGACACCTTCGCTCTGATCGTGACCATCGGTGTCGCGCTCGGCTTCACGTATACGAACGGCTTCCACGATTCCGCCAACGCCATCGCCACCTCGGTGTCGACCCGGGCGCTGACCCCCCGGGCGGCGCTCGCGATGGCGGCGGTCATGAACCTCGCCGGTGCCTTCCTCGGCAGCGGTGTCGCGCACACCGTCAGCAAGGGTCTGATCGAGACGCCGACGGGCAACTCGGGGATGGGCATCCTCTTCGCCGCGCTGCTCGGCGCGATCGTCTGGAACCTCGTCACCTGGTACTTCGGACTTCCCTCGTCCTCCTCGCACGCGCTCTTCGGCGGCATGGTGGGCGCGGCGCTCGCGGGCGGCACGCAGGTCATCTGGTCGGGCGTCCTCGAGAAGGTCGTCATCCCGATGTTCCTCTCGCCGGTCGTCGGCCTCATCGCCGGTTACCTGGTGATGACCGCGATCCTGTGGATGTTCCGCAAGGCGAACCCGCACAAGGCCAAGCGCGGCTTCCGCATCGCGCAGACCGTCTCGGCGGCCGGCATGGCGCTCGGCCACGGCCTCCAGGACGCCCAGAAGACCATGGGCATCGTGGTGATGGCCCTGGTCATCGGTGACGTGCAGAGCGCCGACGCGCCGATCCCGGTGTGGGTGAAGCTCGCCTGTGCCGTCATGCTCTCGCTCGGTACGTACGCGGGCGGCTGGCGCATCATGCGGACCCTCGGCCGCAAGATCATCGAGCTGGACCCGCCGCAGGGCTTCGCGGCGGAGACGACCGGCGCGTCGATCATGTTCCTGACGGCGTTCGTCTTCAAGGCGCCGATCTCGACGACGCACGTCATCACCTCCGCGATCATGGGCGTCGGTGCGACGAAGCGCGTCAACGCGGTCCGGTGGGGTGTCGCCAAGAACATCGTCCTGGGCTGGTTCATCACGATGCCGGCGGCGGGAATCGTTGCCGCGCTGAGCTATTACGTGATCAAGCTGCTCTTCGGTTAG
- a CDS encoding ABC transporter permease: MSTLALKGPYWVTVRQYRRTLWLAGTAVVVSLAVIGGLRIWDAQAPDRYYVDGGRYAADDNRGYEMLRLAVEYGGAYLLFLPLLVGVFVAGPLVAREFESGTYKLSLTQSVSPAAWLRTKLLSTTAAAFLTLIALMGVYRIGWGRVAGSWNLDWAERGPYEATGVVLFAYVLAAVAVGALAGLLIRRTLVAMAATGLVMGVVFLVLGAYRWSFLPVKTLTGPAGPTLWTPDHGLMMDTGLLTSSGARFDQQVCWDEVNRTPGLDGMDDGGMKLFDRCLTRHGATSQYVDYHPQSHFWPTQLIESGILLALAALAALAAFRVLRARHP, encoded by the coding sequence ATGAGCACCCTCGCCCTGAAGGGCCCCTACTGGGTGACGGTCCGCCAGTACCGGCGGACGCTGTGGCTGGCGGGCACGGCGGTGGTCGTGTCCCTGGCGGTGATCGGCGGCCTGCGGATCTGGGACGCGCAGGCCCCCGACCGGTACTACGTGGACGGCGGGCGGTACGCCGCCGACGACAACCGCGGCTACGAGATGCTGCGGCTGGCCGTCGAGTACGGCGGCGCGTACCTGCTGTTCCTGCCGCTGCTCGTCGGCGTCTTCGTCGCCGGCCCGCTCGTCGCCCGCGAATTCGAGTCGGGGACGTACAAGCTCTCCCTCACCCAGTCGGTGAGCCCGGCGGCCTGGCTCCGCACCAAGCTCCTCTCGACGACCGCCGCCGCCTTCCTCACCCTGATCGCCCTCATGGGCGTCTACCGGATCGGCTGGGGCCGCGTCGCCGGCAGCTGGAACCTCGACTGGGCCGAGCGCGGCCCGTACGAGGCGACCGGCGTCGTCCTCTTCGCGTACGTCCTCGCCGCCGTCGCCGTCGGCGCCCTCGCCGGCCTGCTGATCCGCCGCACCCTGGTGGCCATGGCGGCCACGGGCCTGGTCATGGGCGTGGTCTTCCTCGTCCTGGGCGCGTACCGCTGGTCCTTCCTGCCGGTGAAGACGCTCACCGGCCCGGCCGGCCCCACGCTCTGGACGCCGGACCACGGCCTGATGATGGACACGGGGCTGCTCACGTCCTCCGGGGCGCGCTTCGACCAGCAGGTCTGCTGGGACGAGGTGAACAGGACCCCCGGCCTGGACGGCATGGACGACGGGGGAATGAAGCTGTTCGACCGCTGCCTCACCCGGCACGGCGCCACCAGCCAGTACGTCGACTACCACCCCCAGTCCCACTTCTGGCCCACCCAGCTCATCGAGTCCGGCATCCTCCTCGCCCTCGCCGCCCTCGCGGCCCTCGCCGCCTTCCGCGTCCTGCGCGCCCGGCACCCGTAA
- the pstS gene encoding phosphate ABC transporter substrate-binding protein PstS yields the protein MKLSRKNGLRASAIGALVVSGALVLSACGSDNNTETPTKDGGTKTSAAASNIACDGAKGQLLAAGSSAQKNAMDLWVKNFQAACSGVEVNYQAIGSGGGITKFNQGQVTFAGSDSALKPEEVTESQKVCKGGKGINLPMVGGPIAIGYKLDGVDNLVLDAPTLAKIFDTKITKWNAPEIAKLNPGAKLPDTTIQAFHRSDESGTTQNLGKYLSATAPTDWKYDPKTKSWPAPGGQAANGSSGVATAVKDAEGSIGYFELSYATANKISTVSINTGASAPVAATTENASKAIAAAKVKGTGSDLALSLDYTTKAEGAYPITLVTYEIACDKGNKADTLPTLKAFLTYTASEEGQKVLSDAGYAPLPAEIAAKVRQIVPTLS from the coding sequence GTGAAGCTTTCGCGTAAGAACGGGCTTCGCGCCTCCGCGATCGGTGCCCTCGTCGTCTCCGGTGCGCTCGTCCTCTCGGCGTGTGGCTCGGACAACAACACGGAGACCCCGACGAAGGACGGCGGCACCAAGACCTCCGCCGCCGCGTCGAACATCGCCTGTGACGGTGCCAAGGGCCAGCTCCTCGCCGCCGGCTCCAGCGCGCAGAAGAACGCGATGGACCTCTGGGTCAAGAACTTCCAGGCCGCGTGCTCCGGCGTCGAGGTCAACTACCAGGCCATCGGCTCCGGCGGCGGCATCACCAAGTTCAACCAGGGCCAGGTCACCTTCGCCGGCTCCGACTCCGCCCTGAAGCCCGAAGAGGTCACCGAGTCGCAGAAGGTCTGCAAGGGCGGCAAGGGCATCAACCTCCCCATGGTGGGCGGCCCGATCGCCATCGGCTATAAGCTGGACGGCGTGGACAACCTGGTCCTGGACGCCCCCACCCTGGCCAAGATCTTCGACACGAAGATCACCAAGTGGAACGCTCCGGAGATCGCCAAGCTGAACCCGGGCGCCAAGCTCCCCGACACCACCATCCAGGCCTTCCACCGCTCGGACGAGTCGGGCACCACCCAGAACCTGGGCAAGTACCTCTCCGCCACGGCCCCGACCGACTGGAAGTACGACCCGAAGACGAAGTCGTGGCCCGCCCCGGGTGGCCAGGCCGCCAACGGCTCCTCCGGTGTCGCCACCGCCGTCAAGGACGCCGAGGGCTCCATCGGCTACTTCGAGCTCTCCTACGCGACGGCCAACAAGATCTCCACGGTCAGCATCAACACCGGTGCCTCCGCCCCGGTCGCCGCGACCACGGAGAACGCCTCGAAGGCCATCGCCGCCGCCAAGGTCAAGGGCACCGGCAGCGACCTGGCCCTCTCCCTCGACTACACGACCAAGGCCGAGGGTGCGTACCCGATCACCCTGGTCACGTACGAGATCGCCTGCGACAAGGGCAACAAGGCGGACACCCTGCCGACCCTGAAGGCGTTCCTCACCTACACCGCCAGCGAGGAGGGCCAGAAGGTCCTCTCCGACGCCGGCTACGCCCCGCTCCCGGCCGAGATCGCGGCCAAGGTCCGCCAGATCGTCCCCACCCTGTCCTGA
- a CDS encoding RNA degradosome polyphosphate kinase, whose amino-acid sequence MKQQPAEVPVQSSATPSAPSNGKSSGKPSGTPSTASPVGPIAAHRAHVVNGAVVTDIDADLDTDPDTYEDDGALGDELPQGRFLDRERSWLAFNERVLELAEDPTTPLLERANFLAIFASNLDEFFMVRVAGLKRRIATGVATRSASGLQPREVLDLIWTRSRELMARHAACYQQDVAPALADEGIHLIRWPELTEKEQARLFTLFRQQIFPVLTPLAVDPAHPFPYISGLSLNLAVVVRNPVSGHRHFARVKVPPLLSRFLEASPQRYVPLEDVIAAHLEELFPGMEVLAHHMFRVTRNEDLEVEEDDAENLLQALEKELMRRRFGPPVRLEVEESIDPYVLDLLVRELKISDAEVYPLPGPLDLTGLFGIAGQDRPELKYPKFVAGTHRDLAEVESASAPDIFAALRERDVLLHHPYDSFSTSVQAFLEQAAADPDVLAIKQTLYRTSGDSPIVDALIDAAESGKQVLVLVEIKARFDEQANIKWARKLEEAGCHVVYGLVGLKTHCKLSLVVRQEGEVLRRYSHVGTGNYHPKTARLYEDLGLLTADPQVGADLSDLFNRLSGYSRRETYRRLLTAPKSLRDGLVSRITKEIAHHKAGRPAYVRIKVNSMVDEAVIDACYQASRAGVPVDIWVRGICAVRPGVTGLSENIRVRSILGRFLEHSRVFAFGNGGEPEVWLGSADMMHRNLDRRIEALVRVSDPAHRAALTRLLETGMSDTTSSWHLGPDGNWTRHATDPEGRPLRHVQEMLIDARRRRRAQP is encoded by the coding sequence ATGAAGCAGCAGCCCGCCGAGGTCCCGGTCCAGTCCTCCGCCACGCCGTCCGCCCCGTCGAACGGAAAGTCGTCCGGAAAGCCCTCCGGCACGCCGTCCACCGCGTCGCCCGTCGGTCCCATAGCCGCGCACCGCGCGCACGTGGTCAACGGAGCCGTCGTGACCGACATCGACGCCGACCTGGACACGGATCCCGATACCTACGAGGACGACGGCGCGCTCGGCGACGAGCTGCCGCAGGGTCGTTTCCTCGACCGGGAGCGCAGCTGGCTCGCTTTCAACGAGCGCGTCCTCGAACTCGCCGAGGACCCGACGACCCCCCTCCTCGAACGGGCGAACTTCCTCGCGATCTTCGCCTCGAACCTCGACGAGTTCTTCATGGTCCGCGTGGCCGGCCTCAAGCGCCGCATCGCCACCGGCGTCGCCACCCGCTCCGCCTCCGGCCTCCAGCCCCGCGAGGTCCTCGACCTGATCTGGACGCGTTCGCGCGAGCTCATGGCCCGGCACGCCGCCTGCTACCAGCAGGACGTGGCCCCGGCCCTCGCCGACGAGGGCATCCACCTGATCCGCTGGCCCGAGCTCACCGAGAAGGAGCAGGCCCGGCTCTTCACCCTGTTCCGGCAGCAGATCTTCCCGGTGCTCACGCCGCTGGCCGTGGACCCGGCGCACCCCTTCCCGTACATCTCGGGTCTCTCCCTCAACCTCGCCGTGGTCGTGCGCAACCCGGTCAGCGGCCACCGCCACTTCGCGCGCGTCAAGGTGCCGCCGCTGCTCTCCCGCTTCCTGGAGGCCTCCCCGCAGCGGTACGTCCCCCTGGAGGACGTCATCGCGGCGCACCTGGAGGAGCTGTTCCCCGGCATGGAGGTGCTCGCGCACCACATGTTCCGGGTGACCAGGAACGAGGACCTGGAGGTCGAGGAGGACGACGCCGAGAACCTGCTCCAGGCCCTGGAGAAGGAGCTCATGCGCCGCCGCTTCGGGCCGCCGGTGCGCCTGGAGGTCGAGGAGTCCATCGACCCGTACGTCCTCGACCTGCTGGTCCGCGAGCTGAAGATCTCCGACGCCGAGGTGTACCCGCTGCCCGGCCCGCTCGACCTCACCGGGCTCTTCGGGATCGCCGGGCAGGACCGGCCCGAGCTGAAGTACCCGAAGTTCGTCGCCGGCACCCACCGGGACCTCGCCGAGGTCGAGTCCGCGTCGGCACCGGACATCTTCGCCGCGCTGCGCGAGCGCGACGTCCTCCTGCACCACCCGTACGACTCCTTCTCCACCTCCGTCCAGGCCTTCCTGGAGCAGGCGGCGGCCGACCCGGACGTCCTCGCGATCAAGCAGACGCTGTACCGGACCTCCGGCGACTCCCCGATAGTGGACGCCCTCATCGACGCCGCCGAGTCCGGCAAGCAGGTCCTCGTCCTCGTCGAGATCAAGGCCCGCTTCGACGAGCAGGCCAACATCAAGTGGGCGCGGAAGCTGGAGGAGGCCGGCTGCCACGTCGTGTACGGCCTGGTGGGCCTCAAGACCCACTGCAAGCTCTCCCTGGTGGTACGCCAGGAGGGCGAGGTCCTGCGCCGCTACTCGCACGTCGGCACCGGCAACTACCACCCGAAGACCGCCCGGCTCTACGAGGACCTGGGCCTGCTCACCGCCGACCCGCAGGTCGGCGCGGACCTGTCCGACCTGTTCAACCGGCTCTCCGGCTACTCCCGCCGCGAGACGTACCGCCGCCTCCTCACCGCCCCGAAGTCGCTGCGCGACGGCCTGGTCTCCCGGATCACCAAGGAGATCGCGCACCACAAGGCGGGCCGGCCCGCGTACGTCCGCATCAAGGTCAACTCGATGGTCGACGAGGCCGTCATCGACGCCTGCTACCAGGCCTCGCGGGCCGGCGTCCCGGTCGACATCTGGGTCCGCGGCATCTGCGCCGTACGCCCCGGGGTCACCGGCCTCTCGGAGAACATCCGGGTCCGCTCGATCCTCGGCCGCTTCCTGGAGCACTCCCGGGTCTTCGCCTTCGGCAACGGCGGCGAACCCGAGGTCTGGCTCGGCAGCGCCGACATGATGCACCGCAACCTGGACCGCCGGATCGAGGCCCTCGTACGGGTCTCCGACCCGGCACACCGGGCGGCACTCACCCGGCTCCTGGAGACCGGGATGTCCGACACCACCTCCTCCTGGCACCTCGGCCCCGACGGGAACTGGACGCGGCACGCGACCGACCCCGAGGGCCGGCCCCTGCGGCACGTCCAGGAGATGCTCATCGACGCGCGGAGGCGCCGGCGTGCACAACCCTGA